A DNA window from Mya arenaria isolate MELC-2E11 chromosome 17, ASM2691426v1 contains the following coding sequences:
- the LOC128223393 gene encoding merozoite surface protein 9-like, whose protein sequence is MYSLIFLPNDLKIEKETHYYGLTNNEQETQDDGITNNKQETRDDGITNNEQETQDDGITNNEQEKQDDGITNNEQETQDNGITNNEQETQDDGITNNEQETQDDGIANNEQETEDDGITNKEQETRDDGITNNEQETQDDGITNNEQETQDDCITNNEQETQDDGITNKEQETRDAGATNNDQDTIVVGLKNNVKET, encoded by the coding sequence atgtattcgCTAATcttccttccaaatgatttgaaaattgaaaaagagACACATTATTACGGCCTaacaaacaatgaacaagagacacaagaTGATGgcattacaaacaataaacaagagaCACGAGATGATGGCattacaaacaatgaacaagagacacaagaTGATGGCattacaaacaatgaacaagagaaaCAAGATGATGGCattacaaacaatgaacaagagacacaagaTAATGGCattacaaacaatgaacaagagacacaagaTGATGGCattacaaacaatgaacaagagacacaagaTGATGGCATTgcaaacaatgaacaagagacagaAGATGATGGCATTACAAACAAAGAACAAGAGACACGAGATGATGGCattacaaacaatgaacaagagacacaagaTGATGGCattacaaacaatgaacaagagacacaagaTGATTGCattacaaacaatgaacaagagacacaagaTGATGGCATTACAAACAAAGAACAAGAGACACGAGATGCGGGCGCTACAAACAATGATCAAGATACAATAGTTGTCGGCctaaaaaacaatgtaaaagaGACCTAA
- the LOC128223394 gene encoding uncharacterized protein LOC128223394: MNKRHEMRALQTMNKRHEMRALQTMNKRHEMRALQTITKRHEIGALQTMNKRYEMKALQTMNKRYEMRALQTMNKRHEMRALQTINKRHEMRALQTMNKRHEIGALQTMNKRYEMRCGLTNNDQETRDEGLTDNEPETPHKGLTNNAQETPDEGLTNNEQETRDEGLINNELTFYYPEYAELAGKGAACTNF; encoded by the exons atgaacaagagacacgaGATGAGGGCcttacaaacaatgaacaagagacacgaGATGAGGGCcttacaaacaatgaacaagagacacgaGATGAGGGCCTTACAAACAATTACCAAGAGACATGAGATAGGGGCcttacaaacaatgaacaagagataCGAGATGAAGGCcttacaaacaatgaacaaaagATATGAGATGAGGGCcttacaaacaatgaacaagagacacgaGATGCGGGCCTTACAAACAATTAACAAGAGGCACGAGATGAGGGCcttacaaacaatgaacaagagacatgAGATAGGGGCcttacaaacaatgaacaaaagATACGAGATGAGG TGCGGCCTTACAAACAATGATCAAGAGACACGAGATGAGGGCCTTACAGACAATGAACCAGAGACACCACATAAGGGCCTTACAAACAATGCACAAGAGACACCAGATGAGGGCcttacaaacaatgaacaagagacacgaGATGAGGGCCTTATAAACAATGAATTAACTTTCTACTACCCTGAATATGCCGAGCTTGCAGGCAAGGGAGCtgcttgtaccaacttttaa